From Spirosoma aerolatum, one genomic window encodes:
- a CDS encoding carboxymuconolactone decarboxylase family protein, whose translation MHTRDALKLGETPQRIFLLNAWKEANLFTPEEKAILALTEEVTLIHQHGVSDATYQQAAQFFSPETIAEIIISVVAINAWNRIAVSTNLPID comes from the coding sequence ATGCACACCCGGGATGCGCTAAAACTCGGCGAAACGCCACAACGCATTTTTCTGCTCAATGCCTGGAAAGAAGCGAATCTGTTTACCCCCGAAGAAAAAGCAATTCTGGCGCTGACCGAAGAAGTAACCCTGATTCATCAGCATGGGGTTTCGGACGCTACCTACCAACAGGCTGCCCAGTTCTTCAGCCCCGAAACCATTGCCGAAATCATCATATCGGTTGTGGCCATCAACGCCTGGAACCGCATTGCGGTCAGTACAAATCTGCCAATCGACTAA
- a CDS encoding winged helix-turn-helix domain-containing protein, with protein MASYQQTQYEVLRRRCATLHQEGWKQADIAQALGLTQGWVSRTITKYRQQGQDALTWRKPAGATAKLTNTQLAQLVEELNKGAEHHGFPGQIWTRPRVNEVIKKLFAVSYDPSQVGRILKKVGWSRQKPQRKAYQQDPQAVAQWKEERLPELKKSPN; from the coding sequence ATGGCAAGCTATCAACAGACCCAATATGAAGTCCTGCGCCGACGATGTGCCACTCTCCATCAAGAAGGCTGGAAACAGGCCGATATCGCTCAGGCCTTAGGGCTAACTCAAGGCTGGGTCAGTCGCACTATAACTAAATATCGTCAGCAAGGTCAAGATGCACTGACTTGGCGCAAACCTGCCGGGGCTACAGCTAAGCTGACTAATACGCAACTGGCTCAACTAGTTGAGGAATTGAATAAAGGAGCTGAGCATCATGGCTTTCCGGGCCAGATATGGACCCGTCCTCGCGTCAATGAGGTGATCAAAAAGTTATTTGCTGTCAGTTATGACCCCTCACAAGTAGGCCGGATTTTAAAAAAGGTGGGCTGGAGCAGACAGAAGCCGCAGCGCAAAGCCTATCAACAAGATCCTCAAGCGGTTGCCCAATGGAAAGAAGAACGCTTACCCGAACTCAAAAAAAGCCCAAATTGA
- a CDS encoding IS630 family transposase: MDESACYLLPMLANTWAPRGQTPILVEQAGRAHLSLIAAIAPNGRIYVAGQDQPFTGEDIVWFLTMLCGRYRKRNMLVIWDGAAIHRSEAVKAFLKARPNRVHLERLPAYSPELNPVELIWSYLKGQLKNQVFTNLDELTIAIREQIKHLQANHELVKAFFNKEEIAFITN, from the coding sequence GTGGATGAATCGGCTTGTTATTTGTTACCCATGCTGGCTAACACATGGGCCCCTCGGGGGCAAACACCGATATTAGTTGAGCAAGCGGGACGGGCTCATCTAAGTTTGATCGCTGCTATTGCGCCTAACGGTCGTATCTATGTAGCGGGGCAAGACCAGCCGTTTACGGGTGAAGATATTGTCTGGTTCCTCACTATGCTGTGCGGGCGTTATCGCAAACGAAATATGCTGGTGATCTGGGATGGGGCTGCCATCCACCGCAGCGAGGCCGTCAAAGCTTTTTTGAAAGCACGTCCAAACCGAGTTCATTTAGAGCGTTTACCGGCTTACAGCCCAGAGCTGAATCCAGTAGAACTGATCTGGAGCTACCTGAAAGGTCAGTTAAAGAATCAGGTGTTCACTAATTTAGATGAGCTAACAATTGCGATTCGTGAACAAATTAAACATCTACAAGCCAATCATGAGTTAGTTAAGGCTTTTTTCAACAAAGAGGAAATAGCCTTCATTACAAACTAA
- a CDS encoding Crp/Fnr family transcriptional regulator produces MSDSLQKHIRKFITIDDQELADALPFFRSITLNKKENLLVEGQVCKSNFFVVTGCLRMFFVNEKGVEQTVQFALENWWLSDYTSFSTQKPAVFSIQAVEKSEVLAIDFAQHEEMLSQHPSLERYFRLVHQRAHAAAQYRMKYHYDHSREELYHEFARLFPEFVQRIPQYLLASYLGFTPEYLSEIRSRKHS; encoded by the coding sequence ATGTCCGATTCGTTACAAAAGCACATTCGAAAATTCATTACCATCGACGATCAGGAACTTGCCGATGCCTTACCATTTTTTCGGTCGATAACTCTGAATAAAAAGGAAAATCTGCTGGTTGAAGGACAGGTTTGTAAATCGAATTTCTTTGTGGTAACTGGCTGCCTGCGCATGTTCTTCGTCAACGAAAAAGGCGTTGAACAAACCGTACAGTTTGCCCTTGAAAACTGGTGGCTTTCCGATTATACATCGTTCTCTACCCAAAAGCCTGCGGTATTTTCGATTCAGGCCGTCGAAAAGTCGGAAGTACTGGCTATCGACTTTGCACAACATGAGGAGATGCTGAGTCAGCACCCTTCTCTGGAACGGTATTTTCGGCTCGTTCATCAACGGGCGCATGCAGCCGCCCAGTATCGGATGAAGTATCATTACGACCATTCACGGGAGGAACTTTACCACGAGTTCGCCCGGCTTTTCCCGGAGTTTGTGCAACGAATTCCGCAATACCTGCTCGCTTCATATCTGGGTTTTACACCCGAATATCTGAGCGAAATCAGAAGCCGGAAGCATTCTTAA
- a CDS encoding aspartyl protease family protein, with protein sequence MRNYLLLLVLLFTLPSQALFGQRTNTTYPYSVPFQLTSHNNLSVRAVLNEQDTVKLMFHTAANAVTLTEEALKTVKSLTFAGADSVKSWGGSNNTSRFSTNNRLQIGGRTWPNTPIWENKNSGPETDGKFGIDLFEGKVIELDFDTSRMTIHETLPSKITQYEKLKLIVANDMLFLEAHCMVGNQTLKNQFLIHSGYSGAILLDDQFVAEHKLDDVLNVISEKELKDSFGNVIKTQKAILPGLTIGSQPLANVPVGFFKGALGRQKMSILGGDILKRFNLIIDAKREYVYLKPNRLLKTAYSAS encoded by the coding sequence ATGCGCAACTACCTTCTTCTGCTGGTGCTGTTATTTACTTTACCCAGCCAGGCGCTTTTCGGGCAACGGACCAATACGACTTATCCGTACAGCGTTCCATTTCAATTGACCAGCCATAATAACCTATCGGTCAGAGCAGTACTCAACGAGCAGGATACCGTAAAGCTGATGTTTCATACGGCTGCCAACGCTGTCACCCTGACCGAAGAAGCGCTTAAAACCGTAAAAAGCCTGACCTTCGCCGGAGCCGATAGTGTAAAAAGCTGGGGCGGTTCCAACAACACATCGCGGTTCAGCACGAACAATCGACTCCAGATTGGTGGGCGAACGTGGCCCAATACGCCCATTTGGGAAAACAAAAACTCGGGGCCTGAGACCGATGGCAAATTTGGTATCGACCTGTTCGAAGGCAAGGTGATTGAGCTGGACTTCGACACCAGCCGAATGACAATCCATGAAACGCTTCCCAGCAAAATCACTCAGTATGAGAAGCTAAAACTGATCGTCGCCAACGATATGCTCTTTTTGGAAGCCCATTGTATGGTTGGCAATCAGACGTTGAAGAACCAGTTTTTGATTCATTCGGGTTATTCGGGGGCTATCTTGCTGGACGATCAGTTCGTCGCTGAACACAAACTCGATGACGTTCTAAACGTGATTAGCGAAAAGGAGTTAAAAGACTCGTTTGGCAACGTCATAAAAACCCAAAAAGCGATTCTGCCGGGATTGACCATTGGGAGTCAGCCCTTAGCCAATGTGCCCGTTGGTTTCTTCAAAGGCGCCCTCGGCCGACAAAAAATGAGCATCCTTGGCGGTGATATTCTGAAGCGGTTCAACCTCATCATCGATGCAAAACGCGAATATGTTTACCTGAAACCGAACCGATTGCTGAAAACCGCTTATTCAGCCAGTTAA
- a CDS encoding AAA domain-containing protein produces the protein MTYFDDLLDLLKIERAEDRAQYQKLTETTSIAERRANGLAWFPIAIRGSEMSRGDYLTVEVERTTHQDIPHQLRFGVPAVLFSNHDPKTDRVEGTITHQSGNRAKITLRTDELPDWSRDGKLGIEVLFDENSYNEMEQALKTANTLSSKADSRLIQILTGEKAPTFHSETPTLTLPRLNPSQVAAVEKIVAANELAIVHGPPGTGKTTTLIQAIKTLIKQEHQKILVVAPSNTAVDLLSEKLHDEGLNVLRIGNPARVSDRLMALTLDHKVSEHSAMKEAKKLKKQANEFRNMAHKYKRNFGKAEREQRKALFDEAHRIMKDVANTEQYVIDDLLAKAQVITATLVGANHYTVRQLTYHTAVIDEAGQALEPACWIPILKAQKLVLAGDHCQLPPTIKSPEAARKGLAKTLLEKCVELHPEAVSLLDEQYRMHEHIMGYSSQVFYENKLKAHASVARHSLFEGDTSLVFVDTAGCGFDEKLDGTSSTNPEEAALLMRHLSQQVADLSGHYSVQNFPTIAIISPYKQQINILKEQLLQYPDLLAYGNKISVNTIDSFQGQERDIVYISLVRSNTEGDIGFLSDIRRMNVAMTRARKKLVIVGDSATLASLPFYADFITYAEALNTYQSAWEWME, from the coding sequence ATGACTTATTTTGATGATCTGCTCGACCTTCTGAAAATTGAACGAGCCGAGGACCGTGCTCAATACCAAAAGCTCACCGAAACCACATCCATTGCCGAACGACGGGCCAACGGCCTGGCCTGGTTTCCCATTGCAATCCGGGGCTCCGAAATGAGCCGGGGTGATTACCTGACGGTTGAGGTTGAACGCACGACGCATCAGGATATTCCGCATCAGCTACGGTTTGGGGTGCCCGCCGTTCTGTTTAGCAATCACGACCCCAAAACAGACCGCGTTGAAGGGACGATTACGCACCAGAGCGGAAACCGCGCCAAAATAACGCTGCGTACCGACGAACTTCCCGACTGGTCGCGGGATGGCAAACTAGGTATCGAAGTACTGTTTGATGAGAACAGCTACAACGAAATGGAACAGGCGCTCAAGACGGCGAATACCCTGAGCAGCAAAGCGGATAGTCGGCTTATTCAGATTCTGACGGGCGAAAAAGCCCCTACCTTTCATTCGGAAACCCCAACACTGACGCTTCCCCGCCTGAATCCAAGTCAGGTGGCAGCCGTCGAAAAAATAGTAGCCGCTAACGAACTGGCTATTGTTCATGGCCCACCAGGCACGGGTAAAACAACCACGCTCATTCAGGCCATTAAAACGCTGATCAAACAGGAGCATCAGAAAATACTGGTGGTCGCTCCCAGCAATACGGCTGTCGATCTGTTGAGCGAGAAACTGCACGACGAAGGGTTAAACGTACTTCGAATCGGTAACCCGGCCCGCGTATCCGACCGTCTGATGGCCCTGACGCTCGACCATAAAGTATCGGAGCATAGCGCCATGAAAGAGGCTAAAAAGTTAAAAAAACAGGCGAATGAGTTCCGAAACATGGCCCATAAGTACAAGCGAAATTTCGGGAAAGCCGAGCGCGAACAACGCAAGGCCCTGTTCGACGAAGCCCACCGGATCATGAAGGATGTAGCCAATACGGAGCAGTACGTCATTGACGATCTGCTTGCCAAAGCGCAGGTGATTACGGCTACGCTGGTCGGTGCCAACCACTACACGGTCCGTCAGCTGACGTACCATACCGCCGTCATCGACGAAGCGGGTCAGGCCCTCGAACCCGCCTGCTGGATTCCGATTCTGAAAGCGCAGAAACTAGTGCTGGCGGGTGATCATTGTCAGCTTCCGCCCACCATCAAATCGCCCGAAGCGGCCCGCAAAGGTCTGGCTAAAACCCTACTCGAAAAATGCGTGGAGCTGCACCCCGAAGCCGTCTCATTGCTGGATGAGCAGTACCGTATGCATGAACACATTATGGGTTACTCGTCGCAGGTGTTTTATGAAAACAAGCTGAAAGCCCATGCGTCGGTGGCTCGTCATTCGCTGTTTGAGGGCGATACGTCGCTGGTATTTGTCGACACGGCCGGTTGCGGCTTCGACGAAAAACTGGACGGCACCAGTTCGACTAATCCCGAAGAAGCCGCCCTGCTGATGCGGCATCTGAGCCAGCAAGTCGCTGATTTAAGCGGCCATTATAGTGTACAGAACTTTCCGACCATTGCGATCATCTCGCCCTACAAGCAACAGATCAACATCCTGAAAGAGCAGTTACTGCAATACCCCGACCTATTGGCCTATGGCAATAAAATTTCGGTGAACACCATCGACAGTTTTCAGGGGCAGGAGCGCGATATTGTCTACATCTCGCTGGTCCGCAGCAACACCGAGGGCGACATTGGCTTCCTGTCCGACATTCGCCGGATGAACGTTGCCATGACCCGCGCCCGTAAAAAGCTGGTGATCGTTGGCGACAGTGCCACCCTGGCTAGCCTCCCCTTTTATGCCGACTTTATTACCTATGCCGAAGCCCTCAACACCTACCAAAGCGCATGGGAATGGATGGAGTAG